One window of Botrimarina mediterranea genomic DNA carries:
- a CDS encoding DUF1559 domain-containing protein, whose protein sequence is MSAGAVDRCRAFTLVELLVVIAIIAVLVGLLLPAVQAAREAARRMTCANHLRQLVLAAHLYESRHKVLPPGSRLHDVRQRAGVSWRAIVLDGIEESALQDFVGLQDDGGYANAYPTHVPEVFVCPSSPDRPTNNGPYDPATPSSLQLDRGWSNYAGVNGSGATTEGVWDLTGTFNGDLYIDGVFYPGSEVRFSHITDGASQTLAIGERVYGVTRWDALLEGAIWDGPPGPTRRIDEVRSFATKNVRYPINADPKQFGYYYQDVTAPPGADKSLKINDFYFGSHHPGGAHFAMTDASVPFLRDDIDINLYRALGSRNGGEVRDGEF, encoded by the coding sequence ATGAGCGCCGGCGCCGTCGATCGCTGTCGTGCGTTCACGCTCGTCGAGCTACTGGTGGTGATCGCAATCATCGCGGTGCTGGTGGGGCTGCTGCTGCCGGCAGTCCAAGCGGCGCGCGAGGCGGCGCGGCGGATGACGTGTGCGAATCACTTGCGGCAACTGGTGCTCGCCGCGCACCTCTATGAGTCGCGTCACAAGGTGCTGCCGCCCGGCTCACGATTGCACGATGTGCGTCAGCGAGCGGGCGTATCCTGGAGGGCGATCGTGCTCGACGGCATCGAAGAGTCCGCGTTACAAGACTTCGTTGGCCTGCAAGACGACGGCGGATACGCCAACGCCTACCCGACGCACGTGCCCGAAGTTTTCGTATGCCCCAGTTCGCCCGATCGTCCCACGAACAACGGTCCCTACGATCCGGCGACGCCTTCGAGCCTACAACTCGACCGCGGCTGGTCCAACTACGCCGGCGTTAACGGCTCCGGCGCCACAACCGAGGGCGTGTGGGACCTCACCGGTACTTTCAACGGCGATCTCTACATTGATGGCGTCTTCTACCCCGGGAGCGAGGTTCGATTCTCCCATATAACAGACGGCGCCTCCCAAACGCTCGCCATCGGCGAGCGCGTCTATGGCGTTACTCGCTGGGACGCCTTGCTAGAGGGCGCCATCTGGGACGGCCCTCCGGGCCCGACGCGGCGAATCGACGAAGTAAGGTCCTTCGCCACCAAGAATGTCCGTTACCCGATCAACGCCGATCCCAAACAGTTTGGCTACTACTACCAAGACGTCACGGCGCCGCCCGGCGCCGACAAGTCACTCAAGATCAACGACTTCTACTTCGGTAGCCATCACCCCGGCGGGGCCCACTTTGCGATGACCGATGCGAGCGTGCCGTTCTTGCGCGACGACATCGACATCAACTTGTATCGCGCGCTCGGCAGCCGGAACGGCGGCGAAGTGCGCGACGGGGAGTTTTGA